The following nucleotide sequence is from Streptomyces xiamenensis.
CAAAGGCACGGTCCAGCGGGAGGTTTTTCCGATGATCTCCCGGCCGGGGGGATGCGTAGACTTTGTCCCCAGGACGGTGCCGATCCACTCCGAGGTGTTGAACGTGTCCCCGCGTCGCAACCGCTCACGCGGTCAGCAGCAGCCCGCTCGCCGGTCAGGCGAGGAAGAGGGCGGGAACCGGTACGGCCTGGAGAGCACCGAGGACTGGCGGGGCGAGGAGTGGGTGGTGCGCCGGATCAGCGGGGGCGCCGCGGTCAAGCACTACCGCTGCCCCGGCTGCGATCAGGAGATTCCGCCCGGGGTGCCGCACGTGGTGAGCTGGCCGCGGGCCGGGGCGGTGGACGACCGGCGGCACTGGCACCGCTCGTGCTGGGAGGCGCGGGACCGCCGGGGCGTGCGCACCCAGCGGTCCCGCAACGCGCCGCGGCACTGAGCCGGCGCGGCGCGTTGCTCAGGCGTCGGTCGTGGTGAGCTTGGCGTAGGCGGCGATCAGCGCCGCCACCGTGACGGCGGCCAGCACGCCCAGCAGGCCCCAGCCGGACATCGCGTCCTCGTTGCCCATCGGCATGCCGAACAGGGTTGCCAGACCGTTGAGCGCCGAGTACTCCAGCAGGAACTCCCGCAGCGAGGCGAGGCTTTCGCCGAACATGAACATGGCGGCGATCAGCGGTACCAGGACCAGCGCCATCATCGTGGTGATGGCACCCGCCGAGTGCCGCAGCAGGGCGCCGATGGCCAGGCCGAGCACACCGAGCAGCGAGACGAACAGCGCCGCGCCCACGGTGGCGTCCATCCAGTGCTCGCCGGTGGCCACCACGGTGCCGTTCTCGATCGACGTCTCCATGTAGGACTCGATGTAGCGGTCGGCCGTCGTCTGATCGCCCAGCAGCGAGGACTGGATCAGCCCGCTCAGCCCGGTGGCCAGCAGCGTCATGATGAAGGAGACGGCGAAGAACACCAGCACCTTGGCCAGCAGCACCCGGCCCCGCTGTGGGCTCGCGGTCAAGGTGGTGCGCATCATGCCGGTGCCGTACTCGGAGCTGATCACCAGCACGCCGAGGGTCATCACACAGATCTGGCCCAGCATCAGCCCGAAGAAGGTGCCGGACAGCAGCGGCAGTCCCACATACTCCTCACCGCTGAGGGCGAGCGCGAACAGCGATCCGATGCCGACCGTGAGCACGAACATGACGGCCAGCGTCCACATCGTGGAGCGCACGGTGCGGATCTTGGTCCACTCCGACAGCAGAGCGTGGCCCAGGTGCGCGCTGCGCACCGGGATCGCCGAGGCGTACCCGGCCGGCTGCTGCTGGTACGCGTGCTGCTGCGAGGGCTGGTGGTGCTGCTGCTGGTGCGGCTGTCCCTGCGGCGACGCCGGGGGCTGCTGGTGCGCAGCCGCCTGCGGGGGAACCGGGCCCTGCTGGTACGGCTGCGGAGGCTGCTGCTGGTACGGCTGCCCCTGCGGCGGCGCGTAGGGCTGCGGCGGCTGCTGCGGCGGAGCCTGATGGGGGGTGTGCTGCGGCGGGGGAGGGGTGGTCATCGGGCGTCCTCGGGGGTGTACGCGGGCTGAGCGGGCTGCTGGTGAACGTGCGGGCCGGGGGCGAACTGCGGCTGCTGCTGCGCCATCGCCGCCGCCGCGGCGGCCGCGGCGCGCGGGTCGTCGGTCGAGCGGTAGTCCACCGCGCCCTGCGTCATCCGCATGTACGCCTCCTCCAGCGAGGCCGAGTGCGGCGACAGCTCCCACAGCCGGACATCCGCCGCGTGCGCCAGATCGCTGATCCTGGGCAGCTCCACGCCGATGACCTTCAGCGCGCCGTCCTGTTCGGGCAGCACCTGGCCGCCGGCCTGGGCCAGCGCCCGCGTCAGCTTCTCCCGCGCCTCCGGTTCGCCGTCGGGGGTGCGCACCCGGGCGAAGCCGGTGGAGTTGTGCGCGATGAAGTCCGCCACCGGCTGGTCGGCCATCAGCTGGCCGCGCCCGATCACGATCAGATGGTCGGCGGTCTGCGCCATCTCACTCATCAGATGGCTGGAGACGAAGACGGTGCGGCCCTCGGACGCCAGCCGCTTCATCAGATTGCGGACCCACAGAATGCCCTCCGGGTCCAGACCGTTCACCGGCTCGTCGAACAGCAGCACCTGCGGATCGCCCAGCAGCGCGCCCGCGATGCCCAGCCGCTGGCCCATTCCCAGCGAGAAGCCCTTGGAGCGCTTGCCCGCCACCTGCTGGAGGCCGACGATGCCCAGCACCTCGTCCACCCGGCTCGCCGGTATCCCGGACAGCTGCGCCAGGCACAGCAGATGGGAGCGGGCACTGCGGCCGCCGTGCTTGGCGTTGGCGTCCAGCAGGGCACCGACCTGGCGCGGCGCGTTCGGCAGCCGCTGGTAGGGGTGGCCGGCGATCGTCACCGTGCCGCTGGTGGGCCGGTCAAGGCCCAGCATCATCCGCATGGTGGTCGATTTGCCGGCGCCGTTCGGGCCCAGGAATCCGGTGACCTTCCCCGGTTGGACCTGGAAATTAAGGTTGTACACGGCTGTCTTCGAGCCATAGCTCTTCGTCAGGCCGACGGCCTCGATCATGCTGGGTGCCCCTGCTCGGTCGGTTGTTCCGCACTAAGACCACGGCAGGGGCCCTTCTGGTTCCCGCCGGGCTCAGGCGTCCCGCTTCTTGAGCACCCCGTATCCGGCGAGCAGCGCGGCGACCACCCACAGCAGCATGATGAGCATTCCGCCCCACGGCCCGTATGGACGGTCGCCGGTGTCCACCACGGCCATGATCCGCTGCCCCGCGACATCCGGGAGATAGTCACCGACCTTTTTCGTGGCGTTCACACTGGAGAGAATGCTGGAGATCATGAAGAAGAACGGGATGAGAATCCCGAACGACAGCATCGGACTGCGCAGAATCCAGGTGACCCCCATCGCGAACAGCGCGATGAGGCCCATGTAGAGCCCGCCGCCGATCACCGCCCGCAGGACGTCGTGCGCGCCCAGCGTCGTACGGTACTGCCCCAGCACCGCCTGGCCGGTGAAGAAGGCGGCGAAGCTGGTGATCATGCCCACCACCAGCGCCAGCACGGTGGCCACCGCCAGCTTCGCGGCCATGAACACACCGCGCTGCGGCACCGCCGCCAGCGAGGCCCGGATCATGCCGGTGCTGTACTCGTTGGAGACCACCAGGATGCCGAACGCGATCATCGCCAGCTGACCCAAAATCATCCCGGCGAAGCTGGTCAGGGTGGGGTCGAAGGTCAGCTGGTCCCGCGCCGACAGATCCGTGAAGGTGTTGCGCACCACCAGACTGAGCAGGATGCCCAGCGCCACCGTGACCACCACGGCGGCGGTCAGCGTCCACACCGTGGACCTCACCGAGCGGATCTTGGTCCATTCCGAGCGCAGTGCCCGGGCCGTCTGTGCCATGGTTCACTCGCCCTTTCCGCGCCGGGAGTCCCACTGCGCGCCCCAGCCACCGGCGGCCGGCGGCGCCCCGGGCGGGTCCGGCGCACCGGGCCCCTCGCCGCCGTTGTGCGCCTCGTACTCCACCGAGCCGTGCGTCAGCCGCATGAACGCCTCCTCCAGCGAGGCCTGCTGCGGGCTCAGCTCGTGCAGCACCAGGCCCTGACCGGCCACCAGCTCACCGATCCGGGCCGCCTCGGTGCCCTCCACCTCCAGCGCGCCCTCCGCCGTCTCCGTCACCGTGACCCCGCCGCCGGTCCGCTCCAGGACCGCGCGCAGCCGCTCGGGTTCGGGACCGCGCACCCGGACGAAGCTGCGGGAGTTCTCCCGGATGAAGTCCGCCATCGAGGTGTCGGCGAGCAGCCTGCCCTGACCGATCACCACCAGGTGCTCCGCCGTCAGCGCCATCTCGCTCATCAGATGGCTGGAGACGAAGACCGTACGGCCGTCGGCGGCCAGTCGTTTCATCAGATTGCGGATCCAGTGGATGCCCTCCGGGTCGAGCCCGTTCACCGGCTCGTCGAACATCAGGATCCGCGGATCGCCCAGCAGCGCGCTCGCGATGCCAAGACGCTGCCCCATGCCCAGCGAGAACCCCTTGGGCCGCTTGCGGGCCACCGCGCCAAGACCCACCAGATCCAGCACCACATCGATGCGCTCGCGCGCGATGCCGTTGCTCTGCGCCAGGCACAGCAGATGGTTGTACGCGGTACGGCCCGGGTGCACGGCCTTCGCCTCCAGCAGCGCCCCGATCGCCAGCAGCGGATCGCGCAGCCGGTCATACCGCTCGCCGTCGATGAGGACCTCACCACTGGTGGGGTGGTCAAGGCCCAGCATCATCCGCATCGTCGTGGACTTGCCCGCCCCGTTCGGGCCCAGGAAGCCGGTGACGATGCCGGGCCGTACCGAGAACGTCAGATCGTCCACGGCCGTCTTCCCGCCGTACCGCTTGGTCAGCCCCGCCAGCTCGATCATGGATCGACGCTAGAACGGCGCAGCCGCCGCCGCCCGGTGGGGCGGCGGCGGCTGCGCCGTTCAGGTGATGCTGCCGTGCGCGGTGCGCGAGGGGTCAGCGGGACTGCTGGGCGGGGACGCCCTTGCTCAGGCCCTCGTCCTCGTCGTCGTCCAGCGAGACCGCCGCGATCTGGGCACCGGTCAGGGTGGCCAGCATCTCGCGGACGTTGGTCAGCTGGGCGTTGATGCTGTCGCGACGGTTGGTCAGCGCCGCCAGCTCACGCTCGGACTCGGTACGGATCCGCTCGGCCTTCGCGTTCGCGTCCGCCACGATGTCGTCCGCCTGGCGAGAGGCGGTCTCCACCGTCTGGCGGGCCCGGCGGTCCGCGTCGGTGCGCAGCTTCTCGGCCTCAAGGCGCAGCTGCTCGGCGCGGTGCTCGATCTCCGCGAGCCGCTTCTCGGCCTTGGCCTGGCGGGAGGCCAGGTCGCGCTCGGACTGCTCGCGGCGCTTGGCCAGGTTGGTCTCGAAGTCGGTCGCGGCCTGCGCGGCCTTGGCGCGGGTGTCCTCGAAGAGGGCGTCCGCCTCCTCCCGCTTGGCCGCGGCGTTCTTGTCGGCCTCGGCCCGGGTGGCGGCCGCGTCGTCCTCGGCCTTCTCGATGATGCGGGCGCCGTCGTCCTCGGCCTTGGCCTTGCGCTCCTGCGCGTAGGCCTCGGCGTCGTTGCGCACCTGCTGCGCGGCGCCCTCGGCCAGCTCGCGGTGCTGCTCGGCGGCCCGGCGGGCCTCCTCGCGCAGATCCTTCGCCTCTTCCTCGGCAAGGCGCAGGATCTTCTCGACACGGGCGCCGAGACCGGCGTACGACGGCTCGGAATCCGTGATCTGGGCCTGGGCGTTCTGCGTTTCGAGGTGCAGCTCCTCGATCCGCTTTTCCAGAGAGGTGATACGGGCCAGCGCGCTGTCGCGGTCCGATACGAGCTTGGTGATCCGGTCGTCCACCTGCCCGCGGTCGTAGCCGCGCCGCACGAGCTCGAAGCCGAAGGGGGAGGAAGTGTCGCTCATGGGGTTCCTGTCGATTCAGACGGGTGCGTCAGATTCGGGCCTGGCCGCGTGGTCTTCTCGGGCCCGCGACGCCGGCCGCGGCACCTCGCTGGGTGACCGGATTCCCGAGTACATGCCGTACGGGGGAGATCCGGCGCCTCGCGATGCACCGCACCCGACGCCGCCGGCTGATCCGAGAAGACCACCCGGCCAGGCCCAGGGGATAGGCCTGGGCGTTCAGCAATCCTAGGGGGCGAAGCGGCGTGTCTTCGAGTGGATCCGGGCTTTGGTGTGGAGAATGTTCGCCCCAAACGCTCGATCGAGTGGTGAGGGATTCATGGCGGTTCAGCCCCGGGAGGGTTTTCCGCCGCCGGGCCGGGGCGCGGAGCCGGCGCCGGCCGTCACCGTGCCGAGCGGGCCGTGCCCGCCCGAACCACCGGACCCCTTACCGCTTTTGCCACCGCCGCCGGAGGTTTTCCCGCCCGGTTTCGCGGCGCTCTTGGGCTCCCCGAAGGAATCGAGTGCCGCCAGCACATCCTGGACCCGGGAGATCTCGGCGTTGATGTCCTCGCGCCGGCGGCTGAGCTTCTCCAGCTCGCGCTTGCTCTCCTCGACGGCACGCTTGGCGTCCCGGTCGGCGTCGGCGCGTACCTTCTGCGCCTCGCGCAGCACCTCGGAGCGCTTGCGCTCGGCGTCCTTCAGCAGCCCCTCGGCCTTCTTCACCGCGGAGATACGGACCTTGCCCGCCTCGGAGTTGGCCTCCTCCAGCAGCTTCTCCGCCGCCCGGCGGGCCTCGGCCCGCTGCTCGTCGGCGGCGCGCATGAGCTTGTCGACGCGCTCGCCCGCGGCCCTGGTCTGCTCGGCCGACTCCCGGCGGGCCCGGTCGTGCAGCGCCTCGACCTCCGCCTCGACCCGGGAGCGCAGCTCCTCGGTGCGCTCGCGGATCGCGGCGGCGTCCCGGCGGGCCTCCTCCAGCAGCGTGTTGGCGTCGGCGCGGGCGGTCTCCACCAGCTCGCTGCCGCTCTCCCGGGCCCCCGCGATGAGCCGCTCGGCCTCCTTGCGGGCGACACCGACCATGGTGTCCGACTGCTCCTCGGCCGCGGCGCTGATCCGCTGCGCCTCCTCCTGTGCCTTGGAGAGCAGTTCGTCGGCCTGCGCGGCGGCCTCGTTGCGCTTGCGGGAGGCCTCCTGGCGGGCGCTGTCGGCGAGCGCGTCGGCGTCCGCGCTGATCCGCTGCGCCTCCTCCTGTGCCTTGGAGAGCAGCTCGTCGGCCTGGGCGGCGGCCTCGCTGCGCTTGCGGGAGGCCTCCTGGCGGGCGCTGTCGGCGAGCGCGTCGGCGTCCGCACGGGTCCGCTCGGCGGCGGCCTCCGCCTCGGTACGGACCCGGTCCGCCTCCGCGATGGCCTCCTTGACGGTGTGTTCGGCCAGCGCCGAGGCGGCTTCCTTCTCCTCGGCGGACTCGCGCAGCACACGGGCCACCTCGCGTTCGGCCTCCGCGCGGTGGGTGGCGATCTCCGCCTCGGCGGCCTCGCGCAGCCCGGCGACCGAGTCGCGTTCCCGCTGGGCCTTGTGCTCGGCCGCGGCCACCAGGGTCTCGGCACGCCGCTCGGCGTCGTCGACCTTGGCGCGGGAGGCGGCCAGCAGCTCCTCGCTCTGCTCGCGGGCCTGCGCCCGCTCCCGGTGCGCGGCGTCGCGCGCCTCCGCCAGCTGCCGCTCGCCCTCGGCGCGCAGCCGGGCGGCCTCCTCCTGGGCGGCGGCCAGTGCCTGTGCGGCCTCGGTCGCGGTGCGCTCGGCCGCGGCGGCGGCCCGCTCCCGTACCCGGTCGGCGGCGATCTCGGCCTCCTGCCGCAGCCGCTCGCTCTCGGCGGTGGCCTCGCCGCGCAGCCGTACCGCGTAGTCCTCGCCCTCGGCGCGTGCCCGGGCGGCGTCGGCCGCGGCCTCGTCCCGCAACTGCTGGGCGGCGGCCTCGGCCTGCTCGGTCAGCTGCCGGATCCGCTCGGCGGCCTCGGCGCGCAGCCGCTCCGCCTCGGACCCCGCCTCGGCGCGCAGCCGCTCGGCCTCCGCCCTGGCCTCGGCCAGCGCTTCCTCGGCGGCGGCGACCCGGCTCCCGGCCTCCTCGCGCAGCCGGTCGAGTTCGGCCTGGGCGGCCTCCCGCTCGGCGCGGACGGCCTCCTTGGTCTCCTCGCGCAGCTTGCGGGCGGCGTCCTCGGCGTCCTTGGTGGTGCGGTCGGCCGCCTCGACGGCCTCGGTGGTCAGCGTCTCGATCTCGGCGCGCGCCCTGGTGAGCGCCTGCTCGGCCTGGTTGCGCAGCGCGGTGGCGCGTTCGATGGCCTCGGTGCGTACCCGCTCGCTCTCGGCGGTGGCGCCGGATCTGGTCTCCTCGGCGTCCGACTTGGCCTGGGCCAGCAGCTCCTCGGCGGAGGCGGCGGCCTCCTCGATCCGGGACGCGGCGTCGCGGCGGGCCTCGGCGCGGATGGCCTCGCCCTCCTCGACGGCCTCGGCACGCAACTGCTCGGCCTCGCCGCGCAGCCGCCGCGCCTCCTCCTGAAGCTCGACCGTCTTGGCGCGGTACTCCTTGGTGTCGTCCTGCGCGGCGCCCTTGAGCTGCTCGGCCACGTCGTGGGCCTCGGCGCGCAGCCGGTCGGCCTCCGCCTCGGCGCTCTCGCGCAGCCGCTCGGCCTCCTCGGTGGCGGCCTTGGTGGTCTCCTGCGCCTCCTTGGCGGCCTTGTTCAGGACCTCCTCGGCGGTGCGGGCGGCCTCGGCGAGCTGCGCCGCGTACTCCTCGGCGGCCTTGGAACGGGCCTCCTCCGCGGCCTCGGACGTCAGCTGCTCGGCCTTGGCCCGCGCGTCGGCCAGCACCTGCTCGGCCTCGGCGCGGCGCCGCTCGGCGTCCCGGGTCGCCTCGGAGACCATCCGGGCGACCTCGGCCTTGGCCGTCGCGGAGCGCTGCTCGTACTCGCTCTCGCCGGCCGCCCGCCGCTTCTCGGCCTCCTCGGTGGCCTCGGCGAGCAGCTGCTCGGCGTCCTCCTTGGCGGTGCGCAGCACCGACTTGGCCTGCTCCAGACGCTCCTCGGCCTTGCGGACCAGCGCGGTGGTCTCGCGCCGCCCGGTCTCCGCCTCCTGGGCGGTGGCGGTGCGCAGCCGCTCGGCGTTCTCGGTGGCCTCCTGCGCCTGGGTGGTGGCCTGGGCCAGCAGCCGCTCGGCGTCCGCGCGGGCCCGGCGCAGCAGGTCCTCGGCCTCGGCGCGGGCGGTGCGCTCCTCCATGACGGCGCGCTGCCGGGACTCCTCGGTCAGCCGGTGCGCCTCGGAGCGGGCCTGCGCGATGGTGCGCTCGTGCTCGGCCCTGGTCTCCTCCATGAGCCGGCGGGCCTGCGCCTCGGAACGGGCGCGCAGCTGCTCGGCCCAGGCGACGTTCTCGTTGACGTGGGATTCGACGGTGGAACGGCGCTGGGCCAGCTCCTCGTCCAGGCGCTGGCGGCGGGCGACCGCCTCGGCGTGCAGTTCGCCCTCCAGCCGGGCGCGCGCCTCGGACTGCTCCTGCTGCACCCGCTGCGAGCGGCTCCTGGCCTCGCGCAGTTCGCGTTCGGCCTCCACCCGCATGGCGTCGGCCTGGTGCTGGGCGTTGCGCAGCACCTGCTCGGCGTGGCCGGCCGGGTCGGCGTAGGCGGGTCGCACGGCGAGCACGCGGCGCACCTCGTGCAGTTTGGCGCGCAGCACCTCGACCTGATAGCCGAGGTCGTCGGCATGGTCGACCGCCTTCTCCCGTTCCTTCTTCAGCCGTTCCATCTCGGCTTCGAAACGAGAGAGGTGGTCGTCAGCCTGCACGCTGTCGTAGCCCCGCACCGCGCGGTCCCATCCGTCCCCTGGTCGTGGTTAAGGGTGATCCGGGTCCGGCCGCTGTCCGTGCGGAGCGTGGAGTGGAGCGCCAGTACGGGTCGCCGCCGGTCGGAGTTGTTCGCCGGGAAAGGGCGTCAGGTGTGATCCCCATGCCCCGGCTCGGCCACTCTACCGGCCGGGGCAGCCTGCGTCAGTGGCCCGAGGGGCCTTCAACACCCTTGGGAGGGGCGGCGGTGACCAGTTCTGTGAGCACTCCGTGACAGTCCTTCGGGTGCAGGAAGGTGATCCGGGAGCCCATGGAGCCGGTGCGGGGGGTGTCGTAGAGCACCCGTACCCCTGCCTGCCTGGCGGTTTCGGCGTCCGCGTCGACGTCGGCGGTGCCGAAGGCGATGTGATGCACTCCTTCACCGTTCTTCGCCAGCCATTTACCGACCGGACTCTCCGGGTCCAGGGGCTGGAGGAGCTGGATCCAGGAGGCCCCGCCGTCGTCGGTGCCGTTGATCCGCAGCATGGCCTCGCGTACCCCCTGTTCCTCGTTGACCTCCGTGTGGAAGACCTCGAAGCCGTACGTGGCGCGGTAGAACGCGGCGGTGGCGTCCAGGTCGGCGCAGGCGATTCCGATGTGATCGATACGCGTCAGCATGGGTCCAGTGCACCGCCACGCGCGGTGACCACGCAACGTGCCCACCGTCACATTTCCGTGACGGTGACCGGTGGAGGGGGCGCTGCGTACAGTGACTACACCGTGATGTGAACGCGCGTTCACGACGGCAGGTTCGCGAGGACATGTTCCAGGGCAAAGGAGCCGCATGATGTCTGCCAACGCTTCCCCCGTCACCTCCGTGATCGTCGCGGGAGCCCGTACCCCCATGGGGCGCCTGCTCGGCTCGCTCAAGGACTTCAGCGGGGCCGAACTGGGCGGCTTCGCGATCCGGGCGGCCCTGGAGCGGGCGGGGATCTCCGGTGACCAGGCGCAGTATGTGATCATGGGCCAGGTCCTCCAGGCGGGGGCGGGTCAGATCCCCGCGCGGCAGGCCGCCGTGCACGCCGGCATCCCGATGAACGTCCCCGCGCTGACCGTCAACAAGGTGTGCCTGTCGGGGCTCGACGCCATCGCGCTGGCCGATCAGCTGATCCGGGCCGGCGAGTTCGACGTGATCGTGGCGGGCGGCCAGGAGTCCATGACGAACGCCCCCCATCTGCTGCCGAAGTCGCGCTCGGGCTACAAGTACGGCGCGATCGAGATGCTGGACGCGATGGCGCACGACGGGCTGACGGACGCCTTCGAGGGCATCGCCATGGGGGAGTCCACCGAGCGGCACAACATCCGGCTGGGCATCGGCCGCGCCGAGCAGGACGCCCTCGCGGCGGCCTCCCACCAGCGGGCGGCCGAGGCCCGCAAGAACGGACTCTTCGCGCAGGAGATCACTCCGGTGCCGGTTCCGCAGCGCAAGGGCGAGCCGGTGATCGTGGAGGAGGACGAGGGCATCCGTCCGGAGACCACCCAGGAGTCGCTGGGGCGGCTGCGCCCCGCGTTCCGCCCGGACGGGACGATCACCGCGGGTTCCGCCTCGCAGATCTCGGACGGCGCGGCGGCCGTGGTGGTCAT
It contains:
- a CDS encoding ABC transporter permease; this translates as MTTPPPPQHTPHQAPPQQPPQPYAPPQGQPYQQQPPQPYQQGPVPPQAAAHQQPPASPQGQPHQQQHHQPSQQHAYQQQPAGYASAIPVRSAHLGHALLSEWTKIRTVRSTMWTLAVMFVLTVGIGSLFALALSGEEYVGLPLLSGTFFGLMLGQICVMTLGVLVISSEYGTGMMRTTLTASPQRGRVLLAKVLVFFAVSFIMTLLATGLSGLIQSSLLGDQTTADRYIESYMETSIENGTVVATGEHWMDATVGAALFVSLLGVLGLAIGALLRHSAGAITTMMALVLVPLIAAMFMFGESLASLREFLLEYSALNGLATLFGMPMGNEDAMSGWGLLGVLAAVTVAALIAAYAKLTTTDA
- a CDS encoding ABC transporter ATP-binding protein, giving the protein MIEAVGLTKSYGSKTAVYNLNFQVQPGKVTGFLGPNGAGKSTTMRMMLGLDRPTSGTVTIAGHPYQRLPNAPRQVGALLDANAKHGGRSARSHLLCLAQLSGIPASRVDEVLGIVGLQQVAGKRSKGFSLGMGQRLGIAGALLGDPQVLLFDEPVNGLDPEGILWVRNLMKRLASEGRTVFVSSHLMSEMAQTADHLIVIGRGQLMADQPVADFIAHNSTGFARVRTPDGEPEAREKLTRALAQAGGQVLPEQDGALKVIGVELPRISDLAHAADVRLWELSPHSASLEEAYMRMTQGAVDYRSTDDPRAAAAAAAAMAQQQPQFAPGPHVHQQPAQPAYTPEDAR
- a CDS encoding ABC transporter permease, with amino-acid sequence MAQTARALRSEWTKIRSVRSTVWTLTAAVVVTVALGILLSLVVRNTFTDLSARDQLTFDPTLTSFAGMILGQLAMIAFGILVVSNEYSTGMIRASLAAVPQRGVFMAAKLAVATVLALVVGMITSFAAFFTGQAVLGQYRTTLGAHDVLRAVIGGGLYMGLIALFAMGVTWILRSPMLSFGILIPFFFMISSILSSVNATKKVGDYLPDVAGQRIMAVVDTGDRPYGPWGGMLIMLLWVVAALLAGYGVLKKRDA
- a CDS encoding ABC transporter ATP-binding protein, with translation MIELAGLTKRYGGKTAVDDLTFSVRPGIVTGFLGPNGAGKSTTMRMMLGLDHPTSGEVLIDGERYDRLRDPLLAIGALLEAKAVHPGRTAYNHLLCLAQSNGIARERIDVVLDLVGLGAVARKRPKGFSLGMGQRLGIASALLGDPRILMFDEPVNGLDPEGIHWIRNLMKRLAADGRTVFVSSHLMSEMALTAEHLVVIGQGRLLADTSMADFIRENSRSFVRVRGPEPERLRAVLERTGGGVTVTETAEGALEVEGTEAARIGELVAGQGLVLHELSPQQASLEEAFMRLTHGSVEYEAHNGGEGPGAPDPPGAPPAAGGWGAQWDSRRGKGE
- a CDS encoding coiled-coil domain-containing protein produces the protein MSDTSSPFGFELVRRGYDRGQVDDRITKLVSDRDSALARITSLEKRIEELHLETQNAQAQITDSEPSYAGLGARVEKILRLAEEEAKDLREEARRAAEQHRELAEGAAQQVRNDAEAYAQERKAKAEDDGARIIEKAEDDAAATRAEADKNAAAKREEADALFEDTRAKAAQAATDFETNLAKRREQSERDLASRQAKAEKRLAEIEHRAEQLRLEAEKLRTDADRRARQTVETASRQADDIVADANAKAERIRTESERELAALTNRRDSINAQLTNVREMLATLTGAQIAAVSLDDDEDEGLSKGVPAQQSR
- a CDS encoding large Ala/Glu-rich protein, whose amino-acid sequence is MRGYDSVQADDHLSRFEAEMERLKKEREKAVDHADDLGYQVEVLRAKLHEVRRVLAVRPAYADPAGHAEQVLRNAQHQADAMRVEAERELREARSRSQRVQQEQSEARARLEGELHAEAVARRQRLDEELAQRRSTVESHVNENVAWAEQLRARSEAQARRLMEETRAEHERTIAQARSEAHRLTEESRQRAVMEERTARAEAEDLLRRARADAERLLAQATTQAQEATENAERLRTATAQEAETGRRETTALVRKAEERLEQAKSVLRTAKEDAEQLLAEATEEAEKRRAAGESEYEQRSATAKAEVARMVSEATRDAERRRAEAEQVLADARAKAEQLTSEAAEEARSKAAEEYAAQLAEAARTAEEVLNKAAKEAQETTKAATEEAERLRESAEAEADRLRAEAHDVAEQLKGAAQDDTKEYRAKTVELQEEARRLRGEAEQLRAEAVEEGEAIRAEARRDAASRIEEAAASAEELLAQAKSDAEETRSGATAESERVRTEAIERATALRNQAEQALTRARAEIETLTTEAVEAADRTTKDAEDAARKLREETKEAVRAEREAAQAELDRLREEAGSRVAAAEEALAEARAEAERLRAEAGSEAERLRAEAAERIRQLTEQAEAAAQQLRDEAAADAARARAEGEDYAVRLRGEATAESERLRQEAEIAADRVRERAAAAAERTATEAAQALAAAQEEAARLRAEGERQLAEARDAAHRERAQAREQSEELLAASRAKVDDAERRAETLVAAAEHKAQRERDSVAGLREAAEAEIATHRAEAEREVARVLRESAEEKEAASALAEHTVKEAIAEADRVRTEAEAAAERTRADADALADSARQEASRKRSEAAAQADELLSKAQEEAQRISADADALADSARQEASRKRNEAAAQADELLSKAQEEAQRISAAAEEQSDTMVGVARKEAERLIAGARESGSELVETARADANTLLEEARRDAAAIRERTEELRSRVEAEVEALHDRARRESAEQTRAAGERVDKLMRAADEQRAEARRAAEKLLEEANSEAGKVRISAVKKAEGLLKDAERKRSEVLREAQKVRADADRDAKRAVEESKRELEKLSRRREDINAEISRVQDVLAALDSFGEPKSAAKPGGKTSGGGGKSGKGSGGSGGHGPLGTVTAGAGSAPRPGGGKPSRG
- the mce gene encoding methylmalonyl-CoA epimerase, which gives rise to MLTRIDHIGIACADLDATAAFYRATYGFEVFHTEVNEEQGVREAMLRINGTDDGGASWIQLLQPLDPESPVGKWLAKNGEGVHHIAFGTADVDADAETARQAGVRVLYDTPRTGSMGSRITFLHPKDCHGVLTELVTAAPPKGVEGPSGH
- a CDS encoding acetyl-CoA C-acetyltransferase gives rise to the protein MMSANASPVTSVIVAGARTPMGRLLGSLKDFSGAELGGFAIRAALERAGISGDQAQYVIMGQVLQAGAGQIPARQAAVHAGIPMNVPALTVNKVCLSGLDAIALADQLIRAGEFDVIVAGGQESMTNAPHLLPKSRSGYKYGAIEMLDAMAHDGLTDAFEGIAMGESTERHNIRLGIGRAEQDALAAASHQRAAEARKNGLFAQEITPVPVPQRKGEPVIVEEDEGIRPETTQESLGRLRPAFRPDGTITAGSASQISDGAAAVVVMSKAKAEELGLEWIAEIGAHGNVAGPDNSLHSQPSNAILHALRKESLEAGDLDLVEINEAFAAVAAQSMKDLGIGHERVNVNGGAIALGHPIGASGARIVLHLALELARRGGGTGAAALCGGGGQGDALILRVPRR